From the genome of Thermosynechococcus sp. NK55a:
CGCTTGGGTTTGGACGGCCGCAGTTTTGTTCTCAGCTTGATGGGCTTTGGCTGCAATGTGCCGGCCTTGATGGCCACCCGGATTATTCGCTCGCCGGGGCTGCGGCTGCTGACAATGCTGATCATTCCCTTTTCCCTCTGTTCAGCACGGCTACAGGTGTTTGTCTTTCTCATTGCCTGCTTGTTTCCACCGCAGTGGGGGGCAGCCGTCCTGCTGTCCCTCTATGGTTGGAGCATCCTTGCAGCCTTGTTCACTGCCCTCTGTTTTCAAGGCTATTTCCCGAATACGGATCCCTTTTTGCTGGAGTTGCCCCCCTATCGTTGGCCGACGGCACAACAGGTGCTCCTGCGGGCGTGGGGCGAGGTGCGGCACTTTCTCTCGCGGGCAACGGGCTTCATTATGATCGGTGTCTTAGGGGTGTGGGCATTGACCCATTTGCCCTTGAATGCAACGCCCGCCAGCCCAGAAACCTGGGCGGGCCAACTGGGAAGAGCGCTACAACCGCTTTTAGCACCGGCGGGCATTACCCCTGAACTGACGATCGCCCTCATTGTCGGTTTTGTGGCCAAGGAAATTGTCATTGGCGCGTTGGCAGTTATCTATCACCTTTCGGGTACCTCCCTACAGCAGGCGATCGCCCAGGACTTGACCCCGCTGCAGGCCTACAGCTTTATGCTTTTTACTCTCCTCTATACCCCCTGTCTCAGCACCCTTGCCACCCTCTGGAGTGAATCCAAACGCAAGCAGTTTACAATTTTTGCTATCCTCTATGCCTTGGTAATGGCGTGGGTCGTCAGTGGCAGTGTGTATCAGCTTGGGCACTGGTGGGGATGGGGCTAGTGACCACTCTTTGCGGCATTGGCATAGGACCTGGCGATCCCGAACTCATTACCCTTAAAGGTTGGCGACGCCTACAACAAGCAAGGGTGATTGCTTTTCCGGCGGGGCTACAGAAACGGCGTGGTATTGCCGAGGAGATTATTTCTCCCTACAAACAACCCCAGCAAATTTACCTTCCCCTCGAGTTCCCCTATGTTCTTGAGCAAGATATCTTAAAACGGGCATGGCAAAAGGCAGCCGATCAAGTCTATGCATACCTTGCTCAGGGCACTGATGTGGTCTTTGTGTCTGAGGGGGATGTCAGTTTCTACAGTACGTTTTCCTATCTAGCAGCAGCCGTCCAGAACCTTGACCCCCATATTGCCCTTGAGGTGATTCCGGGAGTTTGCTCCCCCTTGGCAGCAGCGGCCAGTTTAGGGGTGCCCCTCACCTTGGGGAGGGAGCGCCTAGCGATTTTGCCAGCGATGTACCACGGGGATGAGCTCCCACGGGTATGGGCATGGGCAGAGGTGGTGGTTTTAATGAAGGTGCGATCGGTGTATGGCTCCGTCTGGCATTGGCTCAAGGAACATAATCTCTTGGAACAGGCGGCAGTGGTGAGCTGGGCAACAACGCCCAAACAACAAATCTACACCCCCCTTACAAACTATCCAGAGTTAACCCTGCCCTACTTTTCGCTGCTCATTGTTTGGAAGCGGCGCCCAATCTTGGAGAATGTTCTCGAGTGCCTAGGTCAATCCTAGATGTCCACTCAAATAGTCCTGTAACTGTCGGGCATGGTCGTGGGCTAGATCGGCTAAAGGCAGGTCACTCAGGGGAAAAGCCTCTACTGCCCGCACTTCCTTGGCGTCCAACACCTGCGGCTCACCAACCACCCGGGCAGCGATCGCGATACACACGGCATGGACACGGGGATCTCGCTTCGGGTCAGAGTAAACCCCCACTAGGCCTTCAAAGCTCTGGAGGCGCAGCCCTGTTTCTTCTGCCAGTTCGCGGGCGCCCGTCTCAAGAATGGTTTCTCCCCAATCCATCATACCCCCGGGCAGCGACCATTGACCGGTATCGCGGCGTTGCACCAAAATCAGGCGATCGCCTGCGGTCAAGGCAATGACTGACACCGCCACAAAGGGATGCCGCCAGAATCCCTTCAGGAAAAAGCCTAGAACTCGCCAAAACCCACTCACCCTTGCAGCCGCTCCAGATCCGCTAGCACTTGCGCCACGTGGGCATCGGGTTTGACCCGCCGATAAATGGCGGCAATTTTACCCGTGGGATCGATGAGAAACGTATCCCGATAGACACCCAGATATTCCTTGCCCAGGAACTTT
Proteins encoded in this window:
- a CDS encoding precorrin-2 C(20)-methyltransferase, producing the protein MGLVTTLCGIGIGPGDPELITLKGWRRLQQARVIAFPAGLQKRRGIAEEIISPYKQPQQIYLPLEFPYVLEQDILKRAWQKAADQVYAYLAQGTDVVFVSEGDVSFYSTFSYLAAAVQNLDPHIALEVIPGVCSPLAAAASLGVPLTLGRERLAILPAMYHGDELPRVWAWAEVVVLMKVRSVYGSVWHWLKEHNLLEQAAVVSWATTPKQQIYTPLTNYPELTLPYFSLLIVWKRRPILENVLECLGQS
- a CDS encoding NUDIX domain-containing protein — protein: MSGFWRVLGFFLKGFWRHPFVAVSVIALTAGDRLILVQRRDTGQWSLPGGMMDWGETILETGARELAEETGLRLQSFEGLVGVYSDPKRDPRVHAVCIAIAARVVGEPQVLDAKEVRAVEAFPLSDLPLADLAHDHARQLQDYLSGHLGLT